The following are encoded in a window of Acidimicrobiales bacterium genomic DNA:
- the polA gene encoding DNA polymerase I, whose amino-acid sequence MTSLMLLDGNSLTYRAFFALPTDLVTASGQVTNAVYGFTSMLVNLVRDHRPDGIVVAFDRPEPTFRHEAVPEYKATREAAPDILRQQMGLVRQVLEVLVIPAVEQVGVEADDIIASLATQARDRGDDVLIVTGDRDTYQLVEDPHIKVLYNRRGVSDYALYDEAGIVERTGVHPTDYVDYAALRGDPSDNLDGVPGVGEKTAAKLINAYGGLDGIFAHVDEQTPKLRQNLAAHEAQARRNAEVMVLLRDLEVDVEPAPLSAGRVDPEAVRSLFDFLEFHSLAERLAEAMGGEVAAASGGGEEVLEAEVATIDEPDRAAEVIFGLASGSEPLALAGAWDGVPGRSTLVGIAVVTDAEAAEVAFLPGETLHDPQVLERLAALVVPGGRPLAMHSAKPVLRSLATLGVEVRTLGLDTMIAAYLLDPAEGRYQLGDLLARHCRLQLPESGGADAGQLDFDGTDRDAAARDAARDALAVDRVVGPITAALDAQGLRALNDDIEVPLVRVLATMEATGVGVDIDVLRDLNDQLATEAADLTRQIHHDAGVEFNVNSTKQLREILFDRLGLTPQKKTKTGFSTDAASLEKLLGQHPIVEHLLRYREVEKLRSTYGEGLMAEVADDGRIHATFNQTVARTGRLSSEDPNLHNIPVRSDLGRQFRRAFVPAEGFELLVADYNQIELRCIAHLADDPGLIGAFESGQDIHNATAARIFGVDPAEVTLEQRSKAKMVSYGLAYGMEAYGLGQRLNIATDEASVILDAYFVAFPAVKDYMERTVAEARERGYTETLFGRRRQIPELASSNYRIRQAGERQAMNAGIQGLAADIFKVALVRLDAALDAADTTSRLILQVHDEVLLEVPSDERDAIAELTVGVMANAFELRVPLEVNLSFGASWADAKG is encoded by the coding sequence GTGACCAGCCTCATGTTGCTCGACGGGAACTCGCTCACCTACCGGGCCTTCTTCGCCCTCCCCACCGATCTGGTCACCGCGTCGGGTCAGGTCACCAACGCGGTGTACGGCTTCACCTCCATGCTGGTCAACCTGGTGCGCGACCACCGGCCCGACGGCATCGTGGTCGCCTTCGACCGCCCCGAGCCGACGTTTCGCCACGAGGCGGTCCCCGAGTACAAGGCCACCCGCGAGGCCGCGCCCGACATCCTTCGCCAGCAGATGGGCCTGGTTCGTCAGGTGCTCGAGGTCCTCGTCATCCCCGCCGTCGAGCAGGTGGGGGTCGAGGCCGACGACATCATCGCCTCGCTGGCCACCCAGGCCCGCGACCGTGGCGACGACGTGCTGATCGTGACCGGCGACCGCGACACCTACCAACTGGTCGAGGACCCCCACATCAAGGTCCTCTACAACCGGCGGGGCGTGTCCGACTACGCCCTCTACGACGAGGCCGGCATCGTCGAGCGCACCGGTGTGCATCCGACCGACTACGTCGACTACGCGGCGTTGCGGGGCGACCCGTCCGACAACCTCGACGGTGTGCCGGGGGTGGGGGAGAAGACCGCGGCCAAGCTCATCAACGCCTACGGGGGCCTCGACGGCATCTTCGCCCACGTCGACGAGCAGACCCCGAAGCTGCGCCAGAACCTGGCGGCCCACGAGGCCCAGGCCCGCCGCAACGCCGAGGTGATGGTGTTGCTCCGCGACCTCGAGGTCGACGTCGAACCCGCACCCCTGTCGGCGGGTCGGGTCGACCCCGAGGCGGTGAGGTCGCTGTTCGACTTCCTCGAGTTCCACAGCCTCGCCGAGCGCCTGGCCGAAGCCATGGGGGGCGAGGTGGCGGCGGCGTCCGGTGGTGGCGAGGAGGTGCTCGAGGCCGAGGTCGCCACCATCGACGAGCCCGACCGCGCCGCCGAGGTGATCTTCGGGCTGGCATCGGGGAGCGAGCCGCTGGCCCTCGCCGGTGCCTGGGACGGCGTCCCCGGCCGGTCGACCCTCGTGGGGATCGCGGTGGTCACCGATGCCGAGGCGGCCGAGGTCGCCTTCCTGCCCGGTGAGACGCTGCACGATCCGCAGGTGCTCGAGCGTCTGGCCGCGCTGGTCGTCCCTGGCGGTCGGCCCTTGGCCATGCACTCGGCCAAGCCGGTGCTGCGGTCGCTGGCCACACTCGGGGTCGAGGTCCGCACCCTGGGGCTCGACACCATGATCGCGGCCTACCTGCTCGACCCGGCCGAGGGGCGCTACCAGCTCGGCGATCTCCTCGCCCGCCACTGCCGGTTGCAGCTGCCCGAATCCGGCGGCGCCGACGCCGGCCAGCTCGACTTCGACGGCACCGACCGCGACGCCGCAGCCCGTGATGCGGCCCGCGACGCGCTGGCGGTCGACCGCGTGGTCGGGCCCATCACCGCCGCCCTCGACGCCCAGGGCCTGCGGGCCCTCAACGACGACATCGAGGTGCCGCTGGTGCGGGTGCTGGCCACCATGGAGGCCACCGGCGTCGGGGTCGACATCGACGTGCTGCGCGACCTCAACGACCAGCTTGCCACCGAGGCCGCCGACCTCACCCGGCAGATCCACCACGACGCCGGCGTCGAGTTCAACGTGAACTCCACCAAGCAGCTCCGCGAGATCCTCTTCGACCGGCTGGGGCTCACCCCCCAGAAGAAGACCAAGACCGGCTTCTCCACCGATGCCGCCTCGCTCGAGAAGCTGCTCGGCCAACACCCCATCGTCGAGCACCTCCTGCGCTACCGCGAGGTCGAGAAGCTGCGCTCCACCTACGGCGAGGGGCTGATGGCCGAGGTCGCCGACGACGGACGCATCCACGCCACGTTCAACCAGACGGTGGCCCGCACCGGGCGGCTCAGCTCCGAGGACCCCAACCTGCACAACATCCCGGTCCGCTCCGACCTGGGGCGCCAGTTCCGGCGGGCGTTCGTTCCCGCCGAGGGGTTCGAGCTGCTCGTGGCCGACTACAACCAGATCGAGCTGCGCTGCATCGCCCACCTCGCCGACGACCCGGGGCTGATCGGTGCCTTCGAATCGGGCCAGGACATCCACAACGCCACCGCCGCACGGATCTTCGGGGTCGACCCCGCCGAGGTCACCCTCGAGCAGCGGTCGAAGGCCAAGATGGTCTCCTACGGCCTGGCCTACGGCATGGAGGCCTACGGGCTGGGCCAGCGGCTCAACATCGCCACCGACGAGGCCTCGGTCATCCTCGACGCCTACTTCGTGGCGTTCCCCGCGGTGAAGGACTACATGGAGCGCACCGTGGCCGAGGCCCGCGAGCGCGGCTACACCGAGACCTTGTTCGGCCGGCGGCGCCAGATCCCCGAACTGGCCTCGTCCAACTACCGCATCCGCCAGGCCGGCGAGCGCCAGGCCATGAACGCCGGCATCCAGGGGCTCGCCGCCGACATCTTCAAGGTGGCACTGGTGCGCCTCGACGCCGCGCTCGACGCCGCCGACACCACCAGCCGGCTCATCCTGCAGGTCCACGACGAGGTGCTGCTCGAGGTCCCCTCCGACGAGCGCGACGCCATCGCCGAGCTCACCGTGGGGGTCATGGCCAACGCCTTCGAGCTGCGGGTGCCGCTCGAGGTCAACCTGTCGTTCGGGGCCAGCTGGGCCGACGCCAAGGGATGA
- a CDS encoding response regulator, whose translation MPTRVVIAEDEAIIRLDLKETLEEEGYEVVGETGRGDEAVQMVKELEPELAILDIKMPGLDGLSAAREITGERRAAVLILTAFSQRDLVEQARDAGALAYLVKPFQRSQLIPAVELALGRFNDMRELHQTAANLEDQLETRKVVERAKGKLMDEQSMPEGDAFGFIQRTAMRERRSMKDIAQQVIDGAIGPPAASS comes from the coding sequence GTGCCAACCCGTGTCGTCATCGCTGAAGACGAGGCCATCATCCGGCTCGATCTCAAGGAGACCCTCGAAGAGGAGGGCTACGAGGTCGTCGGAGAGACCGGTCGCGGCGACGAGGCGGTGCAGATGGTCAAGGAGCTCGAGCCCGAGCTGGCCATCCTCGACATCAAGATGCCGGGTCTCGACGGGCTGTCCGCTGCCCGCGAGATCACCGGCGAGCGTCGTGCCGCGGTGCTCATCCTCACCGCGTTCAGCCAGCGCGACCTGGTCGAACAGGCCCGGGACGCGGGCGCCCTCGCCTACCTGGTCAAGCCCTTCCAACGCAGCCAGCTCATCCCCGCGGTCGAGCTCGCCCTGGGTCGGTTCAACGACATGCGTGAGCTGCACCAGACCGCGGCCAACCTCGAGGACCAGCTCGAGACCCGCAAGGTGGTCGAGCGGGCCAAGGGCAAGCTCATGGACGAGCAGTCGATGCCCGAAGGCGATGCATTCGGGTTCATCCAGCGCACCGCCATGCGCGAGCGCCGTTCGATGAAGGACATCGCCCAGCAGGTCATCGACGGCGCCATCGGCCCTCCCGCCGCCAGCTCCTGA
- the fabD gene encoding ACP S-malonyltransferase — MIAFTFPGQGSQRPGMGQPWVDHESWELVAEASEHAGSDLEALLLTADADELVSTRNAQLATFVLSLVTLDAIERTGVEPARAAGHSLGEYTALVASGALAFDDGVRLVSERGAAMLTAAEDRTGSMAAVLGLDDDKVEVACEATDGEVWVANYNAPGQVVIAGDPAAIDAAGVAAKELGAKRVMAFPVGGAFHTPFMAPARDRLTKALAGIEWRSPAIPVHANVDADAHTDATPWPDLLAAQLTSPVRWRQILHHFDEAGVNTVVEVGPGSVLTGMAKRTLKGARTVSVSTPDDLDSLLEALAATPAATHADTGHHDGEHLFATERLVVSPAAGVFTPEPGLDAGTTIAAGHLLGQVGSEQVRSAFGGSLMGWLAVDGERVATSQPIAWLRTV; from the coding sequence ATGATCGCGTTCACCTTCCCAGGGCAAGGCTCGCAACGACCGGGCATGGGCCAGCCGTGGGTCGACCACGAGTCGTGGGAGCTGGTCGCCGAGGCCAGCGAGCACGCCGGGAGCGACCTCGAGGCGCTGCTGCTCACCGCCGACGCCGACGAGCTCGTCTCCACCCGCAACGCCCAGCTCGCCACCTTCGTGCTGAGCCTGGTGACCCTCGACGCCATCGAGCGCACCGGCGTCGAACCGGCCCGAGCCGCCGGTCACAGCCTCGGCGAGTACACCGCCCTCGTCGCCTCGGGGGCGCTGGCCTTCGACGACGGGGTGCGCCTGGTCAGCGAGCGGGGTGCAGCCATGCTCACCGCCGCCGAGGACCGCACCGGCTCGATGGCCGCAGTGCTCGGGCTCGACGACGACAAGGTCGAGGTGGCCTGCGAGGCGACCGACGGCGAGGTGTGGGTCGCCAACTACAACGCCCCCGGCCAGGTCGTGATCGCCGGCGATCCCGCCGCCATCGACGCCGCCGGCGTTGCGGCCAAGGAGCTGGGCGCGAAGCGGGTCATGGCGTTCCCGGTCGGCGGGGCGTTCCACACCCCGTTCATGGCTCCCGCCCGCGACCGCCTGACCAAGGCGCTCGCCGGCATCGAGTGGCGCTCCCCCGCCATCCCGGTCCACGCCAACGTCGACGCCGACGCCCACACCGATGCCACCCCCTGGCCCGATCTCCTGGCGGCCCAGCTCACCAGCCCCGTCCGGTGGCGCCAGATCCTCCACCACTTCGACGAAGCCGGAGTGAACACGGTGGTCGAGGTCGGTCCCGGTTCGGTGCTCACCGGCATGGCCAAGCGCACCCTCAAGGGCGCCCGCACCGTGTCGGTCTCCACCCCCGACGACCTCGACTCGTTGCTCGAGGCCCTGGCCGCCACCCCTGCGGCCACCCACGCCGACACCGGACACCACGACGGCGAGCACCTGTTCGCCACCGAACGCCTGGTGGTCAGCCCTGCCGCCGGGGTCTTCACCCCCGAACCGGGGCTCGACGCCGGCACGACCATCGCCGCCGGCCACCTGCTCGGCCAGGTGGGTTCGGAACAAGTCCGCTCAGCATTTGGAGGTTCGCTCATGGGATGGCTCGCAGTCGACGGTGAACGGGTGGCCACCAGCCAGCCCATCGCCTGGTTGAGGACGGTCTGA
- a CDS encoding beta-ketoacyl-ACP synthase III — protein MRGATIRSWGTALPAKVVTNHDLEATLDTSDEWIVDRTGIHERHVGGTTSGLAIEAGRLALDRAGWAPESVDLLILATTSPDQQVPATASTVQHELGLSCGAFDLNAACSGFVYGLVAAHGFIDAGMSRVLLIGSETLSRITDWDDRGTAILFADGAGGVTLEAVDGPGELLGWDLGSDGSARHILDADIGGYLEMDGREVFRRAVRVMVQSGNEALARAGVGADDIALVVPHQANIRIIESACAKLGFPMEQVVTVLEHTGNTSSASIPLALADAADQDRLHPGDLVMLVGFGAGMTWASAIIRWEP, from the coding sequence GTGCGCGGCGCAACGATCCGCAGCTGGGGCACCGCGCTGCCCGCGAAGGTCGTCACCAACCACGACCTCGAAGCCACCCTCGACACCAGCGACGAGTGGATCGTCGACCGCACCGGCATCCATGAACGTCACGTCGGCGGCACCACCAGCGGTCTGGCCATCGAGGCCGGTCGCCTCGCCCTCGACCGGGCGGGTTGGGCCCCCGAGAGCGTCGACCTGCTCATCCTCGCCACCACCAGCCCCGACCAGCAGGTGCCGGCGACCGCATCCACCGTCCAGCACGAGCTCGGGCTCTCCTGCGGCGCGTTCGACCTCAACGCCGCCTGCTCCGGCTTCGTCTACGGCCTCGTGGCCGCCCACGGGTTCATCGACGCGGGCATGTCCCGGGTCCTGCTCATCGGCTCCGAGACGCTGTCACGCATCACCGACTGGGACGACCGGGGCACCGCCATCCTCTTCGCCGACGGAGCCGGCGGGGTCACCCTCGAGGCCGTCGACGGGCCCGGCGAGCTGCTCGGGTGGGACCTGGGTTCGGACGGCTCGGCCCGCCACATCCTCGACGCCGACATCGGCGGCTACCTCGAGATGGACGGGCGCGAGGTCTTCCGCCGGGCGGTACGGGTCATGGTGCAGTCCGGCAACGAGGCGCTCGCCCGCGCCGGGGTCGGCGCCGACGACATCGCCCTGGTGGTCCCCCACCAGGCCAACATCCGCATCATCGAGTCGGCCTGCGCCAAGCTCGGATTCCCGATGGAACAGGTCGTCACCGTGCTCGAGCACACCGGCAACACGTCCTCCGCGTCCATCCCGCTCGCGCTGGCCGACGCCGCCGACCAGGACCGGCTGCATCCCGGCGACCTGGTGATGCTGGTCGGGTTCGGTGCCGGCATGACCTGGGCCTCGGCCATCATCCGGTGGGAGCCATGA
- a CDS encoding beta-ketoacyl-ACP reductase, producing the protein MTSPGGRVVLITGGNRGIGLATAEAFADAGHRVAVTYRSSPPDDDRLLCVPCDVSDSQQVDDAFAKVEAELGPVEVLVANAGFNRDGLVLRMSDDDFTEVLDTNLTGAFRAARRAVKSMMRNRWGRIVMLSSIVGTAGQAGQANYAASKAGLVGLARSLAREFASRNITVNVVAPGPISTDMTEALTDDQRSALSDAVPLARFGTPAEVAATIRFLASDDAGYITGAVIPVDGGLGMGS; encoded by the coding sequence ATGACCAGCCCCGGCGGGCGCGTCGTGCTGATCACCGGCGGCAACCGGGGCATCGGTCTGGCCACCGCCGAGGCGTTCGCCGACGCCGGCCACCGCGTGGCGGTCACCTACCGGTCCTCGCCACCCGACGACGACCGCTTGCTGTGCGTCCCCTGCGACGTGTCCGACTCCCAACAGGTCGACGACGCCTTCGCCAAGGTCGAGGCCGAGCTGGGCCCGGTCGAGGTCCTCGTCGCCAACGCCGGGTTCAATCGCGACGGGCTGGTGCTGCGGATGTCCGACGACGACTTCACCGAGGTCCTCGACACCAACCTCACCGGCGCGTTCCGCGCCGCCCGCCGCGCCGTCAAGTCGATGATGCGCAACCGCTGGGGACGCATCGTGATGCTCTCGTCGATCGTGGGCACCGCGGGTCAAGCCGGACAGGCCAACTACGCAGCCTCCAAGGCGGGGCTGGTCGGCCTGGCCCGGTCGCTCGCCCGCGAGTTCGCGTCCCGCAACATCACGGTCAACGTGGTGGCACCGGGCCCCATCAGCACCGACATGACCGAGGCGCTCACCGACGACCAGCGCTCGGCCCTGTCCGATGCCGTTCCCTTGGCCCGCTTCGGCACCCCCGCCGAGGTCGCGGCCACGATCCGCTTCCTCGCCTCCGACGACGCCGGGTACATCACCGGAGCGGTGATCCCCGTCGACGGTGGATTGGGCATGGGAAGCTGA
- the acpP gene encoding acyl carrier protein gives MSDAENFEKFKQCAVEVLAVEADQVTREARFADDLDADSLDLVELVMRLEEEFDVSVDEEELEGIETVGAAYNLIVAKL, from the coding sequence GTGAGCGACGCCGAGAACTTCGAGAAGTTCAAGCAGTGCGCAGTCGAGGTCCTGGCGGTCGAGGCCGACCAGGTCACCCGTGAAGCACGCTTCGCCGATGACCTCGACGCCGACAGCCTCGACCTGGTCGAGCTGGTCATGCGCCTCGAGGAAGAGTTCGATGTCAGCGTCGACGAGGAAGAGCTCGAAGGCATCGAGACCGTCGGCGCCGCCTACAACCTGATCGTCGCCAAGCTCTGA
- a CDS encoding beta-ketoacyl-ACP synthase II, translated as MPRRRVAVTGVGVVAPCGIGRDDYWQGLLTAPPEGRERHVEPWDPTPWFENRKEARRTDRFTQFAIAAADMALEQAGRITADPVRSGVHIGTGIGGVSTLEDQIIAGHTKGLDRVSPFMVPMMMPNAASATVSMRYGWQGPCETTVTACAAGTHSIGNAARLIMDNRCDAVLAGGSEAPLTATSIAGFTNMTALSRTGHSRPFDQRRDGFVIAEAGAVLVLEEWDMAVERGATILAEILGSASTADAHHITAPAPGGTGAVNCMELALADAGLAPGDIVHINAHGTSTPLNDAAEADAIHKLFGAPGPLVTSTKGVTGHALGAAGAIEAVAVVLSMALRQLPPTIGHEEPDPDMAPLNLVTGDALSWEPGPSLSNSFGFGGHNGTLVLGPPPG; from the coding sequence ATGCCACGTCGTCGCGTCGCTGTCACCGGAGTCGGCGTCGTCGCGCCGTGCGGCATCGGTCGCGACGACTACTGGCAGGGCCTGCTCACCGCTCCGCCCGAGGGCCGCGAGCGCCACGTCGAACCGTGGGACCCAACCCCCTGGTTCGAGAACCGCAAGGAGGCCCGCCGGACCGACCGCTTCACCCAGTTCGCCATCGCCGCGGCCGACATGGCCCTCGAGCAGGCGGGCCGGATCACCGCCGACCCGGTCCGGTCCGGCGTCCACATCGGCACCGGCATCGGTGGTGTGTCCACCCTCGAGGACCAGATCATCGCCGGCCACACCAAGGGGCTCGACCGCGTCTCGCCGTTCATGGTGCCGATGATGATGCCCAACGCGGCGTCGGCGACGGTGTCGATGCGCTACGGCTGGCAAGGTCCCTGCGAGACCACCGTCACCGCCTGCGCCGCCGGCACCCACAGCATCGGCAACGCCGCCCGGCTCATCATGGACAACCGGTGCGACGCAGTGCTCGCCGGTGGTTCCGAGGCCCCGTTGACGGCGACCTCGATCGCCGGCTTCACCAACATGACCGCCCTGTCCCGCACCGGCCACTCGCGTCCGTTCGACCAGCGGCGCGACGGCTTCGTCATCGCCGAAGCCGGCGCGGTGCTCGTGCTCGAGGAGTGGGACATGGCCGTCGAGCGAGGAGCCACGATCCTGGCCGAGATCCTCGGTTCGGCCTCCACCGCCGACGCCCACCACATCACCGCTCCCGCCCCGGGCGGAACCGGTGCGGTGAACTGCATGGAGCTGGCCCTGGCCGACGCCGGCCTGGCGCCCGGCGACATCGTCCACATCAACGCCCACGGCACGTCGACACCCTTGAACGATGCCGCCGAAGCCGACGCCATCCACAAGCTGTTCGGTGCGCCCGGTCCCCTGGTCACCAGCACCAAGGGCGTCACCGGCCATGCCCTGGGTGCCGCCGGCGCCATCGAAGCCGTGGCCGTGGTGCTGTCCATGGCGCTCCGCCAGCTGCCGCCCACCATCGGCCACGAGGAGCCCGACCCCGACATGGCCCCGCTCAACCTGGTGACCGGCGATGCCCTCAGCTGGGAACCGGGGCCGTCGCTGTCGAACTCGTTCGGGTTCGGTGGGCACAACGGCACGCTCGTGCTCGGCCCCCCGCCCGGCTGA
- a CDS encoding methylated-DNA--[protein]-cysteine S-methyltransferase — protein sequence MSYTHEEIEARLRAAAANLDSGFDRAGFVARAADEGLVDVAWCRVDSPVGPLVVAGTGAGLLAVSFDEADAALGPIAEHVSPRILEMPDRLDPVRRQLDEYFAGRRHRFALSLDRRLSRGFRATVLRALEAVDYGQTVSYAELAARAGNPQAFRAVGSAMATNPIPIVVPCHRVLRTGGGLGGYAGGLEVKRWLLDLEGVGTPPA from the coding sequence GTGAGCTACACCCACGAGGAGATCGAGGCCCGCCTCCGGGCGGCGGCGGCCAACCTGGACAGCGGCTTCGACCGGGCGGGGTTCGTGGCTCGTGCCGCGGACGAGGGCCTGGTCGATGTGGCCTGGTGCCGGGTCGATTCGCCGGTCGGCCCGCTGGTGGTGGCCGGAACCGGTGCCGGGCTGCTGGCGGTGTCCTTCGACGAGGCCGATGCCGCGCTCGGACCGATCGCCGAGCACGTGTCCCCCCGCATCCTGGAGATGCCCGACCGTCTCGATCCGGTGCGCCGACAGCTCGACGAGTACTTCGCCGGTCGACGCCATCGCTTCGCGCTCTCCTTGGACCGGCGACTCTCCCGGGGGTTCCGGGCGACGGTGCTGCGAGCGCTCGAGGCGGTCGACTACGGACAGACCGTGAGCTATGCGGAACTGGCAGCCCGGGCCGGGAACCCACAGGCGTTCCGGGCCGTCGGGTCGGCGATGGCGACCAACCCCATCCCGATCGTGGTGCCGTGCCACCGTGTGCTGCGCACCGGAGGTGGACTCGGTGGCTACGCGGGAGGGCTCGAGGTCAAGCGGTGGCTGCTCGACCTCGAGGGGGTGGGGACTCCGCCCGCCTGA
- the fabZ gene encoding 3-hydroxyacyl-ACP dehydratase FabZ, with amino-acid sequence MSPLPSPAEVIPHRPPFLFLDEVTELEPGARARGRWTLTGDEAFFAGHFPGRPTLPGVIMVEAIAQLGAYAVLSDERFAAKLPLFGGVDSARFRRQAVPGDVLDLTIELGRMSSRAGKGSGRVEVAGEVACQADLLFVLVDA; translated from the coding sequence GTGAGCCCGCTGCCGTCACCCGCCGAGGTCATCCCGCACCGGCCGCCGTTCCTGTTCCTCGACGAGGTCACCGAGCTCGAGCCCGGAGCCCGGGCCAGGGGACGGTGGACCCTCACCGGCGACGAGGCGTTCTTCGCCGGCCACTTTCCCGGTCGCCCCACCCTGCCGGGGGTGATCATGGTGGAGGCCATCGCCCAGCTCGGAGCCTACGCGGTGCTCTCCGACGAGCGGTTCGCGGCCAAGCTCCCCCTCTTCGGGGGTGTCGACTCGGCCCGCTTCCGTCGTCAGGCCGTACCCGGCGACGTGCTCGACCTCACGATCGAGCTCGGTCGCATGTCCAGCCGGGCGGGCAAGGGATCGGGACGGGTGGAGGTCGCGGGCGAGGTCGCCTGTCAGGCAGATCTGCTGTTCGTCCTGGTCGACGCCTGA
- the bcp gene encoding thioredoxin-dependent thiol peroxidase: MAASTSPAVGAKAPAFTLTDQHDDTVRLTDFAGRKVLVYFYPKADTPGCTNQACGLRDVADEVGDTAIIGISPDAPAKLKKFDDKHSLGFTLLSDPDHEIAEKYGVWGEKSMYGKKYMGIIRSAFLIDEKGKIAEAWPKISPKDTPTKLLAALGS, from the coding sequence ATGGCAGCTTCGACATCTCCCGCCGTTGGCGCCAAGGCGCCGGCGTTCACCCTCACCGACCAGCACGACGACACGGTGAGGCTCACCGACTTCGCCGGTCGCAAGGTGTTGGTGTACTTCTACCCCAAGGCCGACACGCCTGGTTGCACCAACCAGGCCTGCGGGTTGCGCGATGTCGCCGACGAGGTGGGTGACACGGCGATCATCGGCATCAGTCCCGATGCTCCGGCGAAGCTCAAGAAGTTCGACGACAAGCACTCGCTCGGGTTCACCTTGCTGTCCGACCCCGACCACGAGATCGCCGAGAAGTACGGGGTGTGGGGCGAGAAGTCGATGTATGGCAAGAAGTACATGGGCATCATCCGTTCGGCGTTCCTCATCGACGAGAAGGGCAAGATCGCCGAGGCGTGGCCCAAGATCAGCCCCAAGGACACCCCGACCAAGCTGCTGGCGGCGCTCGGGTCGTGA
- a CDS encoding HU family DNA-binding protein, with product MNKSELVAAVAARTGQTQNDVDEAVKALFEVVAEAIGKGDKVTIPGWISFEQTDRSARTGRNPATGETIQIPASKAAKVSAGSKLKAAAKG from the coding sequence ATGAACAAATCCGAGCTGGTCGCCGCAGTTGCCGCCCGTACCGGTCAGACCCAGAACGATGTCGACGAAGCCGTCAAGGCGCTGTTCGAGGTCGTTGCAGAAGCAATCGGCAAGGGCGACAAGGTGACGATCCCCGGCTGGATCTCCTTCGAGCAGACCGATCGCTCCGCCCGCACCGGTCGCAACCCCGCCACCGGCGAGACCATCCAGATCCCCGCCAGCAAGGCGGCCAAGGTCAGCGCTGGTTCCAAGCTCAAGGCTGCCGCCAAGGGCTGA